A single genomic interval of Synergistaceae bacterium harbors:
- a CDS encoding chemotaxis protein CheV, which produces MEEKKTVAAASRKWEVVVFTLGKDAFAINVNKTREILRWTGCRPIPTKTPAFIGITTIREATLPLIDLRIFLGIDSPVPIEQTKVMVVEFNDIKLGFLVDGVERIRQVNAEDLDSSKMRGVSLKWVLYIIKRDERNILLLDYEAIIQETAPAVAEHMFDQNKLSVYQKQIGHVEDFHILVADDSPLLRQQTCDVLKQSGFTSIYPVKDGVEARKLLLDQGENFDLLISDIEMPLLDGLSLVETLRQDERAADLPVILFSSIMVKDLLDRAESLKIIHVLKPDVYKLVEEVMKIYQDIKRHRNF; this is translated from the coding sequence ATGGAAGAAAAGAAGACCGTTGCAGCTGCCAGCCGTAAATGGGAAGTAGTTGTATTTACTCTCGGAAAAGATGCATTTGCTATAAACGTGAACAAGACCCGCGAAATTTTGAGATGGACAGGGTGCCGGCCCATACCGACAAAGACTCCGGCATTCATAGGAATTACTACGATAAGAGAAGCGACTCTCCCGTTAATTGACCTGCGTATATTTCTAGGAATAGACTCGCCCGTCCCTATTGAACAAACTAAAGTAATGGTCGTTGAATTCAATGATATAAAATTAGGCTTTCTTGTTGACGGAGTAGAGAGAATTAGACAGGTGAACGCCGAAGATTTGGACTCGTCAAAGATGCGCGGAGTGTCTCTAAAATGGGTCTTGTATATAATTAAACGCGATGAGAGAAATATTTTATTGCTTGACTATGAAGCGATTATACAAGAGACTGCGCCGGCCGTTGCTGAACACATGTTCGATCAAAATAAATTAAGCGTCTACCAGAAACAAATCGGCCACGTTGAAGATTTTCACATTCTTGTTGCTGATGACTCGCCATTATTGAGGCAGCAGACGTGCGACGTGCTGAAACAATCAGGCTTTACGAGCATTTACCCAGTTAAAGACGGAGTCGAGGCTAGAAAATTATTACTTGATCAGGGCGAAAATTTTGACTTGTTAATTTCAGATATAGAGATGCCATTACTTGACGGATTGAGCTTAGTAGAGACTTTGAGGCAGGACGAGAGAGCGGCGGATTTACCGGTTATATTATTCTCGTCAATCATGGTAAAAGATTTGCTTGACAGGGCCGAGTCGCTGAAGATTATTCACGTGTTAAAGCCGGACGTGTATAAACTCGTTGAAGAAGTCATGAAAATTTATCAGGATATAAAGCGGCACAGAAATTTTTAA
- a CDS encoding prepilin-type N-terminal cleavage/methylation domain-containing protein has protein sequence MRKLKAETLVEFITAMAIFSILMLGVFNFMANQTSNTARLLDRDFFVFHAQKYLNGDTSTQSERGTLTFSRQGDNLIISDGSNSMTFQINFDLQ, from the coding sequence TTGCGTAAATTAAAAGCTGAAACTCTAGTAGAATTCATTACGGCAATGGCAATTTTTTCGATTCTAATGCTGGGAGTATTTAATTTCATGGCCAATCAGACAAGCAACACAGCGCGATTACTAGACCGGGATTTTTTCGTGTTTCATGCGCAAAAATATCTTAACGGCGATACGTCAACACAATCAGAACGAGGGACTCTCACATTTTCAAGACAGGGCGATAATTTAATCATTTCTGACGGCTCGAACTCTATGACATTCCAAATAAATTTTGACCTGCAATAA
- the prmC gene encoding peptide chain release factor N(5)-glutamine methyltransferase produces MQVINYFAKKLESAGISNFYQESIWLMSAALNMSHSQIFTRQNFSCEELSKIDSFISRRESGEPLQYILGESTFYGRDFKVGPGVLIPRQDTESLINAAKSCFNPDEKFSFLDFGTGSGCIALTILLEFANSFAYMIDISEKALFYARENISRYNLNHRAKFVNSLDGFNENINLLISNPPYIESQEIAKLDSSVKDYEPLNALDGGTDGMKFYRRIFANNLKPRYIILEAGNISQVNALKNLSHEYKFTREFLDSGKFPRALLFENILYKWE; encoded by the coding sequence TTGCAAGTTATTAATTATTTCGCGAAAAAATTAGAGTCCGCTGGCATATCAAATTTTTATCAGGAGTCTATTTGGCTTATGTCGGCGGCTCTTAATATGAGTCATTCGCAAATTTTTACCCGTCAAAATTTTTCATGTGAAGAACTCTCAAAAATTGACTCGTTCATATCACGACGCGAGTCCGGTGAGCCGTTGCAATATATTTTAGGCGAGTCAACTTTTTACGGGCGTGATTTCAAAGTCGGCCCCGGCGTATTAATTCCCCGTCAAGACACTGAATCACTAATCAATGCCGCAAAATCTTGCTTTAATCCTGACGAAAAATTTTCATTTCTTGATTTCGGCACCGGGTCGGGGTGTATTGCCCTAACTATTTTACTTGAATTTGCTAACTCGTTTGCTTATATGATTGATATTAGCGAGAAGGCTTTATTTTATGCCCGTGAAAATATCTCGCGTTATAATTTGAATCACCGCGCAAAATTTGTGAATTCTCTTGACGGCTTTAATGAAAATATAAATCTATTAATCAGCAACCCGCCCTATATAGAATCTCAAGAAATCGCAAAACTTGACTCAAGTGTGAAAGATTATGAGCCATTGAATGCACTTGACGGAGGTACTGACGGAATGAAATTTTACCGGAGAATTTTCGCAAATAATTTAAAGCCTCGTTATATAATCTTAGAAGCTGGGAATATTTCTCAAGTCAACGCGTTAAAAAATTTGAGTCATGAATATAAATTTACTCGTGAATTTCTTGACTCGGGCAAATTTCCAAGAGCCTTATTATTTGAGAATATATTATATAAATGGGAGTGA
- the prfA gene encoding peptide chain release factor 1, whose translation MNIEPKLQAIEQEYIEVGNKLSDPAIAANPKELQTLGKKRAQLEPVVNKYREYQDALKSISEAKELIKSGDSELETLAREELANLEPKIENFTRDLTLLLLPQDPNDEKSVVVEIRAGTGGDEATLFAADLFRMYVRFCERQHWKIEIIDSSTNTAGIGGYKEIIFRIDSKGAYSKMKYESGVHRVQRVPVTEASGRIHTSAATVAVMPEADDVEVEIRPEDLKIDTYRSSGAGGQHVNMTDSAVRITHLPTGIVVTCQDERSQIKNRARAMSYLKTKLYDLEQQKQNSEMASERRGMIGSGDRSERVRTYNFPQNRITDHRINLTLYKLESYLDGDLYEMIDAMLLAEQTQKLQDLEG comes from the coding sequence ATGAATATCGAGCCAAAATTACAAGCTATCGAGCAGGAATATATAGAAGTCGGCAATAAATTATCAGATCCGGCTATAGCAGCTAACCCGAAAGAATTGCAGACACTCGGCAAGAAACGCGCCCAGCTCGAACCGGTTGTAAATAAATATCGTGAATATCAGGACGCTTTGAAGTCCATATCTGAAGCAAAAGAGTTAATCAAATCAGGTGATTCAGAACTTGAGACTCTAGCGCGTGAAGAACTCGCAAATCTTGAACCTAAAATCGAAAATTTTACGCGAGATTTAACTCTGTTATTACTGCCTCAAGATCCTAATGACGAAAAAAGCGTAGTTGTCGAAATCAGAGCAGGAACGGGCGGCGATGAAGCTACTTTATTTGCTGCGGATTTATTCAGAATGTACGTGAGATTTTGCGAACGTCAGCACTGGAAAATTGAAATTATTGACAGCTCGACTAATACAGCAGGAATCGGCGGCTATAAAGAAATTATATTCAGAATCGACAGCAAGGGCGCATACAGCAAAATGAAATACGAGTCCGGTGTTCATAGAGTCCAGCGAGTCCCCGTTACTGAAGCAAGCGGACGAATTCACACGAGCGCGGCAACTGTTGCTGTTATGCCTGAAGCTGATGACGTAGAAGTCGAAATCAGGCCGGAAGATTTGAAAATTGACACGTACAGATCCAGCGGTGCAGGCGGCCAGCATGTTAATATGACTGACTCAGCAGTGAGAATTACGCACCTTCCGACGGGTATTGTCGTAACTTGTCAGGATGAACGCTCGCAAATTAAGAACAGAGCACGGGCAATGTCATATTTGAAAACTAAATTATACGATTTGGAGCAGCAGAAACAGAATTCAGAAATGGCCTCAGAACGCCGCGGAATGATAGGATCAGGCGACAGGAGCGAAAGAGTCAGGACTTATAATTTTCCGCAAAATAGAATCACGGATCACAGAATAAATCTGACTCTCTATAAACTTGAGTCATATCTTGACGGCGATTTATACGAGATGATTGACGCGATGTTACTCGCTGAACAGACTCAGAAATTGCAGGATTTAGAAGGCTAG
- a CDS encoding DUF1385 domain-containing protein, translated as MKGQNLWGLAVRKPGGDIFKENWPHSSRTQRYPYKLPLIRGVVTMCEMLATGFKALSRSAEVALEETQEKLTFKDILLSIALAVFAVGGLFIALPLWLAGYLASTPLYVNIIEGVLRAVIFIAYVAIIGLWSDIREVFKYHGAEHKTINAFESGQEMTPENIMKCSRIHPRCGTSFLLIAVIVSIIVFSPVKTFIAGESFILQVLARIILIPVVIGISYEIIRLAANSGKLGLCIIAPFLTLQFLTTREPNINQAEVALISLDTALDGGLLS; from the coding sequence ATGAAGGGGCAAAATTTATGGGGACTCGCAGTAAGAAAGCCGGGCGGCGATATATTCAAAGAAAATTGGCCGCATAGTTCACGCACTCAAAGATACCCGTATAAATTGCCGTTAATTCGCGGAGTCGTTACAATGTGCGAAATGTTAGCGACAGGATTTAAGGCTCTATCACGTTCGGCAGAAGTTGCACTTGAAGAGACTCAGGAAAAATTGACTTTCAAAGATATTTTATTGTCGATTGCGCTTGCTGTTTTCGCAGTCGGAGGGCTGTTTATTGCGCTTCCTTTATGGCTGGCCGGTTATCTTGCGAGTACTCCCCTTTACGTGAACATAATAGAAGGCGTTTTGCGAGCAGTAATATTTATTGCATATGTAGCGATTATAGGACTCTGGTCAGATATTCGGGAAGTCTTTAAATATCACGGTGCAGAACATAAGACTATTAACGCATTCGAGAGCGGCCAAGAAATGACTCCGGAAAATATTATGAAGTGTTCACGAATTCACCCGAGGTGCGGGACTTCGTTTTTATTGATTGCCGTGATAGTAAGCATTATAGTTTTCTCGCCTGTAAAAACTTTTATAGCCGGAGAAAGTTTTATTTTGCAAGTTCTAGCGCGTATTATATTAATTCCTGTTGTAATAGGGATTTCATACGAGATTATAAGACTCGCGGCAAATTCGGGCAAACTTGGATTATGCATTATAGCACCGTTTTTGACTCTGCAATTTTTGACGACAAGAGAGCCTAATATAAATCAAGCTGAAGTCGCGTTAATTTCACTTGATACTGCACTTGACGGGGGGCTGTTGTCATGA
- a CDS encoding FAD-dependent thymidylate synthase, which produces MNVILLAHTPEPDQIVAAAAKICYSDTTASNLLQAQEENLSRKLIADLFKSGHLSTFEHVNFTFGIDGLSRVASHQLVRHRVASFSQQSQRYVKMNLSQDSIIIPPSIQENPEALKIFMEQAESAQKTYQILTEMGISKEDARFILPHGHSTRLVMTMNARELHHFFSLRLCRRAQWEIHELARKMLILVREKAPVLFEKAGPSCIFGKCEETRSCNQPYKNMEDLLLV; this is translated from the coding sequence ATGAATGTAATTCTATTAGCTCATACTCCCGAACCCGATCAAATTGTTGCAGCAGCCGCTAAGATTTGTTATAGCGACACAACAGCAAGTAATTTATTGCAGGCTCAGGAAGAAAATTTATCACGCAAATTAATTGCTGATTTATTCAAGAGCGGGCATTTATCGACATTTGAGCACGTTAATTTTACGTTTGGAATCGACGGATTAAGCCGAGTCGCTTCTCATCAGTTAGTGAGACACAGAGTCGCAAGTTTCAGCCAGCAAAGTCAACGCTACGTAAAAATGAATTTATCACAGGACTCTATAATTATTCCGCCTTCAATTCAAGAGAACCCGGAAGCATTAAAAATTTTCATGGAACAGGCCGAGTCAGCGCAGAAAACTTATCAAATTTTGACGGAAATGGGAATCTCAAAGGAAGACGCAAGATTTATTTTGCCTCATGGACATTCTACGAGACTAGTAATGACTATGAACGCGCGCGAATTACATCATTTTTTCAGCTTGAGACTTTGCAGACGCGCACAATGGGAGATTCACGAACTCGCACGGAAAATGTTAATACTTGTGAGAGAGAAAGCACCGGTTTTATTTGAGAAGGCCGGCCCCTCGTGTATATTCGGTAAATGTGAAGAGACACGCTCATGCAATCAGCCCTATAAAAATATGGAGGATTTATTACTTGTTTAG
- the rpmE gene encoding 50S ribosomal protein L31, translated as MKEKIHPDYQECKVTCACGNTFMTRSTMKEIRVGVCSACHPFYSGKKGRVLTEAGRLEKFQKKYQGINYGQKTDV; from the coding sequence ATGAAGGAAAAAATACATCCTGACTATCAGGAATGCAAAGTTACATGTGCGTGCGGAAATACTTTCATGACTCGTTCAACAATGAAGGAAATTAGAGTCGGCGTATGTTCAGCTTGCCACCCGTTTTATTCAGGCAAGAAGGGCAGAGTTTTGACTGAAGCAGGCCGCCTTGAGAAATTCCAGAAAAAATATCAGGGAATCAATTACGGCCAGAAAACAGACGTATAA
- the rpsO gene encoding 30S ribosomal protein S15, with protein sequence MIQKEKKQSVIEEYKTHEKDTGSPEVQVAILTERIRELTEHLKIHKKDFHSRRGLLKMVGSRRRLLRYLMNKDFNRYRSLIERLGLRH encoded by the coding sequence ATGATCCAGAAGGAAAAGAAACAGTCAGTAATTGAAGAGTACAAGACTCACGAGAAAGACACGGGATCTCCCGAAGTTCAGGTCGCTATTTTGACAGAACGAATCCGCGAACTCACCGAGCATTTGAAGATTCACAAGAAAGATTTTCACTCAAGACGGGGACTCTTAAAGATGGTCGGCAGCCGCAGGAGATTATTACGTTATCTCATGAATAAAGATTTTAACCGCTACCGTTCGTTAATTGAGCGTCTTGGACTCAGACATTAA
- the upp gene encoding uracil phosphoribosyltransferase, with translation MKIALGCDHAGYVLKDAVVKFLESHNLEFLDMGAYEYNKDDDYADPAFKVAGTILDEEADEGILMCGTGFGISIAANKVPGIRAVACHTVNDARMAKAHNNINIIALGGSVIKPEDVDPILQMWLDTQFEGGRHIRRINKIAKAEKATLTMMHQGGGKVVIFNHPLVQHKVGIIRDVNTSVKQFRELLNEITGLMVYEITRNLPLTDKEVTTPIAKTTVQTLEGKKLAIVPVLRAGLGMVDGVLQLVPNAKVGHIGLYRDPQTLEPVEYYCKLPFDIEEREIFVLDPMLATGGSSSAAISLIKKRGGRKISLVCLIGAPEGIDRINKDHPDVSIFIAALDTNLNDHGYIVPGLGDAGDRLFGTK, from the coding sequence ATGAAAATTGCACTCGGTTGCGATCACGCAGGATATGTCTTAAAAGATGCAGTTGTGAAATTCTTAGAGTCCCATAATCTTGAATTTCTTGACATGGGAGCTTATGAATACAATAAAGATGACGACTACGCAGACCCGGCTTTTAAAGTTGCCGGCACAATTTTAGACGAGGAAGCTGACGAGGGGATTTTAATGTGCGGAACAGGTTTCGGAATCTCAATCGCAGCAAATAAAGTTCCCGGAATTCGTGCCGTTGCCTGTCATACTGTGAACGACGCAAGAATGGCCAAAGCTCATAATAATATAAATATTATCGCACTGGGCGGAAGTGTCATAAAGCCTGAAGATGTCGACCCGATTCTGCAAATGTGGCTTGATACTCAATTCGAGGGCGGGCGGCATATACGCAGGATTAATAAAATCGCTAAGGCTGAGAAGGCGACTTTAACAATGATGCATCAGGGCGGCGGGAAAGTCGTTATATTCAATCACCCGTTAGTACAGCATAAAGTCGGAATAATCAGGGACGTTAATACGAGCGTCAAGCAATTTAGAGAATTACTCAACGAAATAACCGGCTTGATGGTCTATGAAATCACACGAAATTTGCCGCTGACTGATAAAGAAGTTACTACACCTATAGCAAAAACTACAGTTCAGACTCTTGAAGGGAAAAAACTCGCGATTGTCCCAGTTTTGAGAGCAGGACTCGGAATGGTCGACGGAGTTTTACAGCTCGTGCCAAATGCTAAAGTCGGTCATATAGGATTATATAGAGATCCTCAAACACTTGAGCCTGTAGAATATTACTGCAAACTGCCATTTGACATTGAAGAACGAGAAATATTTGTACTTGATCCCATGCTTGCAACTGGCGGGAGTTCAAGCGCGGCTATCTCGTTAATCAAGAAAAGGGGAGGCCGTAAAATTTCGCTCGTCTGCTTAATCGGTGCGCCTGAAGGAATTGACAGAATCAATAAAGATCATCCGGACGTGTCAATTTTTATTGCTGCATTAGATACAAATTTGAACGATCACGGCTACATAGTGCCCGGACTCGGGGATGCCGGCGATAGATTATTCGGGACAAAATAA
- a CDS encoding undecaprenyl/decaprenyl-phosphate alpha-N-acetylglucosaminyl 1-phosphate transferase codes for MPDIDVEALIFLIIGFFWGGFTAPISIKLAGIFGIIDIPDARKIHKGKMPRGAGLGLWVGYLLMSVIMSESMPELRFIATGATIIFFCGYLDDMCSLSPFLRLGLHFIAASIVVFPLGLPITHTIIALIWLAGVTSAYNLIDGMNGLCISMFIASSGALYILGKSYAGICMGAMALGVLCWNFPAAQTFLGDGGSTLLGYLFASHFLKNAMPNLTNARCLDILLLLILFGGIPVIDTVIAFSRRILSGKSPFYPDKKHLHHILISLTGSNVVTVSILLILQVLTLAAGLSVYFRLL; via the coding sequence TTGCCAGATATAGACGTTGAAGCATTAATTTTCCTGATAATCGGCTTTTTCTGGGGGGGCTTTACTGCTCCTATTTCGATAAAGCTGGCAGGAATCTTCGGAATTATTGACATTCCGGACGCTCGAAAGATTCATAAAGGCAAAATGCCTCGCGGTGCAGGTCTTGGCCTATGGGTCGGGTATTTGCTCATGTCAGTTATTATGTCTGAGTCAATGCCCGAATTAAGATTTATTGCGACCGGAGCGACTATTATATTTTTCTGCGGTTATCTTGATGATATGTGTTCGCTAAGTCCATTTTTGAGACTCGGCCTGCATTTCATAGCTGCTTCAATTGTAGTTTTTCCGCTGGGACTGCCTATAACTCACACGATAATAGCTCTAATTTGGCTCGCTGGAGTAACAAGCGCATATAATTTAATTGACGGTATGAACGGATTATGTATCTCAATGTTTATAGCGTCTTCAGGAGCTTTATATATTCTCGGCAAATCTTACGCGGGAATTTGTATGGGAGCTATGGCACTGGGAGTCTTATGCTGGAACTTCCCTGCGGCACAAACTTTTTTAGGCGATGGAGGCAGCACCCTTTTAGGATATTTATTTGCGTCTCATTTCCTGAAAAACGCGATGCCGAATTTAACTAATGCGAGATGCCTAGATATATTATTATTATTAATTTTATTCGGAGGGATTCCAGTAATTGACACGGTTATAGCATTCTCGCGGCGTATTCTTTCGGGCAAGTCGCCATTTTACCCGGACAAGAAACATTTACATCACATTTTGATTTCGCTGACAGGTTCAAATGTCGTTACAGTCAGTATATTATTAATTCTTCAAGTTCTGACTTTGGCGGCGGGACTAAGCGTTTATTTTAGGCTGCTATGA
- the wecB gene encoding UDP-N-acetylglucosamine 2-epimerase (non-hydrolyzing): protein MMIKKIICVIGTRPEAIKMAPVIQELKADKNFCVKTLATGQHTDMLRQALDDFDIKSDYDLNIMKARQSLDYITSSVLTGVGEILDSDSQDMILVHGDTSTTFAAALAGFNRHISVGHVEAGLRSHDLNLPFPEEANRVLTDRIASLFFAPTQGDYDNLINEGISRDKIFITGNTVIDALYKILAKQVNQPSYLQNINNRPLILMTAHRRESWGETLKGICAGVIDIILARPDVIFLIPLHKNPVVREVIRDCLKDYQQNIIFTEPLNYPEFVNAMNKSTFILSDSGGVQEEASAINKPVLIMRTLSERPEAVNHGTCILVGTKRDSIRDESLKLLNDSEYMRQILAKNIMPFGNGTASQKIHGAINKYFAMKEADLT, encoded by the coding sequence ATGATGATAAAGAAAATTATTTGCGTAATAGGCACAAGACCAGAGGCTATAAAAATGGCTCCCGTTATTCAGGAATTGAAGGCGGATAAAAATTTTTGCGTGAAGACTCTTGCGACTGGTCAGCATACTGACATGTTAAGGCAGGCACTTGACGATTTTGATATTAAGTCAGACTACGATTTAAACATTATGAAGGCTCGTCAATCACTTGATTATATTACTTCGAGCGTATTAACAGGTGTCGGCGAAATTCTTGACTCTGACTCTCAAGATATGATTTTAGTACACGGCGATACTTCAACAACTTTTGCGGCGGCTTTGGCTGGCTTTAATCGTCATATATCAGTCGGACATGTTGAGGCGGGACTCAGAAGCCATGATTTAAATCTGCCATTTCCTGAAGAAGCAAACAGGGTATTAACTGACAGAATAGCGAGTTTATTTTTTGCACCTACACAGGGCGATTATGATAATTTAATAAATGAAGGAATCTCACGCGATAAAATTTTTATAACCGGCAATACTGTAATTGACGCGCTTTATAAGATTCTAGCAAAACAAGTGAATCAGCCTTCATACTTGCAAAATATAAATAATCGTCCGTTAATCCTAATGACAGCACACAGGCGCGAATCATGGGGGGAGACTCTCAAGGGCATTTGCGCGGGAGTAATTGATATTATTCTTGCAAGACCTGATGTAATTTTCTTGATTCCCTTGCATAAAAATCCGGTTGTGCGTGAAGTTATTAGAGATTGCTTGAAAGATTACCAGCAAAATATAATATTTACTGAGCCGCTAAATTATCCCGAATTCGTTAATGCAATGAATAAAAGCACGTTCATTTTATCAGACAGCGGAGGAGTCCAAGAAGAAGCAAGCGCAATTAATAAACCTGTCTTAATAATGCGTACTTTGTCAGAACGTCCGGAGGCAGTGAATCACGGAACTTGTATATTAGTCGGCACAAAAAGGGACTCTATACGCGATGAGTCATTAAAATTATTGAATGATTCGGAGTATATGCGGCAAATTCTAGCAAAAAATATAATGCCGTTCGGAAATGGTACAGCCTCGCAAAAGATTCACGGGGCAATTAATAAATATTTTGCTATGAAGGAGGCTGATTTGACATAG
- the murA gene encoding UDP-N-acetylglucosamine 1-carboxyvinyltransferase, giving the protein MKITGGIPLKGTIKTQGAKNAALPVMAVALLLRGETLTLDNVPDLYDIHSMMEILRTLGVNVEYKHDGRNSQAIFRVPDELKWEVPESLARKMRASSLMLGPLLANCGRVSLPLPGGCSIGARPIDLHLKGLKQMGAEIDIKDGVVHARVKGRLRGRRIYLDFPSVGATENLMMAASLASGETIIENIAREPEIDNLAETLRCIGVTVELEGVGGVRIKGIEKAHSGRDKVIPDRIEACTYILAGVMTNGHIKVEDVIPSHIDAILAKMEEARAKFTVKKNVVEVFPAKRLHPVTIKTMPYPGFPTDSQPQMAAALSLAAGVSTIEESVFQARFLYAQELNRMGANIQISRDVAIIRGVENLHGAAVKATDLRAGAALIIAGLAAKGETRVEDMIHVWRGYEAIDKKLTDLGAKVELM; this is encoded by the coding sequence ATGAAGATTACGGGGGGAATTCCTCTCAAAGGCACAATTAAGACTCAAGGCGCGAAAAATGCTGCTTTGCCCGTTATGGCTGTTGCTTTGTTATTGAGGGGTGAGACTCTGACGCTTGATAATGTCCCGGATTTGTATGATATTCACTCAATGATGGAAATTTTGAGGACTCTGGGCGTTAATGTCGAATATAAACACGACGGCAGGAATTCACAGGCGATTTTCAGAGTCCCCGACGAACTAAAATGGGAAGTCCCTGAGTCTCTCGCTCGTAAAATGCGCGCTTCTTCTCTCATGTTAGGGCCGTTGCTTGCAAATTGCGGGCGGGTTTCTCTGCCATTGCCGGGGGGCTGTTCTATAGGAGCTAGACCCATAGATTTGCACTTGAAAGGTTTAAAGCAAATGGGCGCGGAAATCGACATTAAAGACGGAGTCGTTCATGCACGAGTAAAAGGCAGATTGCGGGGCCGGAGAATTTATCTTGACTTCCCATCAGTCGGAGCTACTGAAAATTTAATGATGGCTGCTTCTCTCGCGTCAGGTGAGACAATCATAGAAAATATTGCGCGTGAACCTGAAATTGATAATCTAGCTGAAACTCTTAGATGTATAGGCGTAACTGTTGAGCTTGAAGGAGTCGGCGGTGTCAGAATCAAGGGGATCGAGAAAGCTCATTCGGGCCGTGATAAAGTCATTCCCGACAGAATAGAGGCGTGTACTTATATTCTTGCAGGAGTAATGACTAACGGGCATATTAAAGTCGAAGATGTTATACCGTCTCACATTGATGCAATTCTCGCAAAAATGGAAGAGGCCCGCGCAAAATTTACAGTCAAGAAAAATGTCGTTGAAGTCTTCCCCGCTAAACGTCTTCACCCTGTTACTATTAAGACAATGCCATATCCCGGATTCCCGACTGATTCACAGCCTCAAATGGCCGCAGCTCTTTCACTGGCCGCAGGAGTCAGCACTATTGAAGAAAGCGTATTTCAAGCAAGATTTCTTTATGCTCAGGAATTAAATCGAATGGGCGCAAATATTCAGATTTCGAGGGATGTTGCTATAATTCGCGGAGTCGAAAATTTACACGGTGCGGCAGTAAAAGCTACTGACTTGAGGGCCGGGGCTGCTTTGATAATTGCGGGACTGGCTGCGAAAGGCGAGACTCGAGTCGAAGATATGATACACGTTTGGCGCGGTTATGAGGCCATTGACAA